One Vanessa atalanta chromosome 15, ilVanAtal1.2, whole genome shotgun sequence genomic window, ATGAAGGTACACACGGGTGTGATGAGTTTATGTACGAGTATGGTAATTCTGCTTCTTTTTTCCGTACCATGCGTCCAAAAGATCCAAaattcgatttataaaaaaattattccatTTTCGTTGTTTTTCGTTGTACATATACCTACGTAGTAATAAAAACTTGCAGAACAAATATATGAGCAACAAATGCGACCACACcataatacacacatacaacaccataatattttttattggtatgCATTGGATATTTGGTATACTTAAGTCATATGGAGAGTGATtacgttattaaatttaatattatccacTGTCCATATTATCGACTTCACATGGATAGGTACGTTGCGACGTTTTGAACCAAGTTCCGTACATAAAAACGTCTATTTTTTGGACACCTATCGGTTGAGTACTTAATAGGTCATTATATTGACCTGAATTCGTTGCTTTTGCTCGTCAATTATGTTAAATTCATGTACTTACTCACTGCCggcgtttttaattaatattctatttataaaatgtgtgatggatttttacatttatattgacACCAAATGAAAGGATAACTTATAATAACCtgtcaaaatatgtatttaatttttttttaatttgaacttcAATGGTTATACTCATGAGTCTTGTCTCATATTATggcattcaattaaaattcaactCTATactggaaatatatttattttatccatttgaatatatttgaaattcattaaatatttattcaattctaTTTTAAAGTGGATTTTAATAGAACCAACTTTACCTTTTCACTCCTATCTGTAGGGTGGGGCCAATAAACAACATTAGGTAAAGGTTTTAAACACTAAATCCTAAATTACCTATTATTTTGATTCCAGaagaataacaatattttattattaagtattacttaATAGGAGAATAAGTGTAGCATTATTATAGtacttattttaagtttttattattattgcaagttgtattgttatttataaacagaatgTGTAAAtacttttctatttttataaattaaacaaattattcaaatatataaaatatttttattacattaaacctACTCCTATTTACAGACAAATATCTTAACAGAAAAATATCTTAACACCCTTTATTTTAACGAAACAAGAACAGAAAGGTAACAAATCAAATAGTTGATTACTTTGAAATGTAATGATTTGTAGAATTAATGAAAggaatataacaaaacaattctGCTCTGTACACTTaatgtattaaacataaacGGGATTATTTGCaagttaaattgtttaattgacAAACAATcacaggatatattttttttattaaaataatcgacaTAAGCAATGAACACACAATAATCAGCCAATCAATGGTTcatgaacaataattattacactaAGCTTAtcctaactattattataaatgcgaaatttagTTTGTGTGTAACACTTTCACGTTTTTCAAACACTTCACTTGACACTAACtagatataaattacaaatttctcaaataaatttaattttattcctagCTTACTTTCAAGGTCACAGTCTCAGACGGGAATATTCAGTGATTTATTTCGTGGTATTACTTTAAGTAACGATGTACCGTCATGTAGCCCAATCCATGAGACGACTTCTAAAGAAAATTGCCCATTGTCACAATACATTTCTTAGGATTAGTCTCGCTTCTGAGCCGTACGCATCGACCGAGATGAAAGTAATTTGTTCCCTAGGAGCGCGATTTGTGGAATGgactatagaaaaatatatcttagtttATAATCAAGGCCATCAAAACCAATATGTAGCTTGGAAATTAGTGAcaatttgacattattttatacaatactagcgacccgccccggcttcgtacgggtgcaatgctgatactaaatatactacagaatgtcttacaacgttcacagtttttcagtcattagacaatacaagccgctatgtccctgcgttttaaatctgtaatcttcgaaaatattcatttaaattacatgctttaAAGGGCCAtactgatctatattaaatgcacaatatttaatgtacttaattgtATAAGAATTAATGGTGATTGCTTAAAATctcttcgtaaataagccattatttctcttaaaaagtaaaggataataaagttattgtgggttatctctaagagatagacttttttaagttttacaatactgtagtacattattttgatctatcttgagGGGTTaagccagcatttgcaatggaaacgcaaaaaaatgtgtttattcatGACATCACTTTACAAagctctaaaattatcagtgtttctctactactACTATTGTGcatctattatacatataagcctTCCTCTTAATccatctatctattaaaaaaaaccgcaacaaaatccgttgtgttattttaaagacctaagcatacacagggacagacagcggtaagcgactttgttttatactatgtaatgatgataaattataaaggtaCATACTTCACATTTATCTATATACgatcaattattaatttgactGACTGAGGTTCATTGCTGATGTAAAGTTGAAAAATAATGGTTTTTTGcgtgtctgtctatttgttacGATTCATGACACAGGAGTGATACATTACAAAAATCAACAGttgatataatcttgtaatcCAGCAATggatctaaaaaatatataattgttttcttatttcattaaaattaaatttattgcaaaaccaaaacatatattgtatgttgacataattatatagcTTTCAATGATATCCTTTGTTTTCAAAGTTACGCCATCCATTAGATCACACTGACAATTGTGTGTTAGAAAATCATTCTCTCAGCGGCCGGACATGAgttaaaacaaatgtatgttACCAGTTAGGAAGACTATTgatttgtagatatttttattcatatacatatatattgcaatattttcgttatttcttacaagcacctttgtcccttttctttttaatgtgtttcttggttttagtttttcttttctCAGCCTTCTCTTCTTTAACAGCCTTCTTTCTTGCTTTCTTACTGTTTGGTGACTCGTCCCTTGGTCGAGCGCTGTTTTTGAATTTCGtttctgaaataataataaaaatatttttaaagtgaataCTTGGTGAGCAAAAATCAATcacttaattttactaatattataaattatatatatttataattaattttactcagTCAAACACGGTTATTATTGAGGATGGAATAGATTAAAACTTTAACAAGAGAAGTAGTAAATTATTCTTTACTATTGCTCATTCTGTAAGTAGATTCGGTAGAGGTATTTTGTACGAACAAACTCAGTCACGTCActgatataaaatagtatatcacTCAAAGttacctttaaaattttacctttttttgttattaataaattgcacccatgGGAAACCAATGTTGCTTGTGTATTATGAAAAAGGGTTTATAATTTTTGCAAAATCCTATATCACagatataaatgcaaattatgcaaatatataaattagctgacaaatattgttaaatgctgattgtgtttatgtatgtatgcagGTGTGAatgtatttatgtgtgtgtgacTAGTTGCTCTAaatctagatttttttatatgtgtatgaTGGCATATAATTAAGGGAACGCCAGATCAAGATCTACttcataatgaaataattttcaaataataaactaataactTACTAGCATCATCATCGTCTTCATCATTGTCATCATCATCTGAACTATATTCTGAACCAGTACCAGATAATTCATCATCTTGCAAAATATCTGGTTTGTTCACAGTTCCAGTAAAATCTTCATTGAAACCTGCTATTTTCTTGTATATTAAGTCAGCTGTTTCTCCTTTCTTTGCTTTGGTAATATCCCTTTCATAATTGATTACCTATtgaattgataattattatttaaaatttgtatacaacctttaaataactaataagaaGTTAAGTTAAGTTACTATAAGTAAGGTTTATCTTTAAGAGCAGaagaaataaacaactttgatcTTGAATTGAAATGACCTAATTGGATCTAAAATAATCCatggtattcattatggattcggaATAGatggtatacatacatacaatacatattggaatatttaggttttataaatatctttttatactAAGCAACAACTGTTTATAGTGTTTAATACTGCAGAGTTTTTCGTTAATGTAAATCTAAGGATTGTTAAGCTTTACTCTTCtgccatttatatattatattgttggtGAATTTACTCTTTAATAAACTGCATACAAGTATTTAACTGTAGACTGTATGTAGATTTAAGTCTGCAGGATTACAATTTATGAATGATATAAGTACTTGGTtgacacttaaaaaaaatgttaattgtaaTGTACCTTACCTCAGTTAGCCTTTTtggaatataaacatttttaaatgcctCTTCTTCGATTTGTTCTTGAGCTGTCATTTCTTCAAAATCTCTCGATGCTACTTTCTCTGAAAGTTTTTCTAGGCATTCctctaaattattttcattaatagatGTATCTGTTATAAAATCGAACAATTCCTTCACAGTCAATGTTGCTACACCCTTTTTCCTAAAGAAGTCAGAAATATTAGTACAATCTTTTCTCAAAAATTCAAAGGCGTGGGGATGATCATGTTCCACTGATTGTGATACATCTATAACAACAACATTACCATTATGGTAAAGCAAATTAAATTCTGATAAGTCGGCATGAaccaatttacaaatattaaacattttccaCATCATTGTGATGCATTCCCGGTATAAAGACCGTGCTGTTGACTGTGATATTTCTACATCTTTCAATTTAGGTGATGGCCAGCCATTTTCACCCATGAATGTCATAACTAATACATGGCTCCTTAAAATAATTGGTTCTGGTACATTCAATTTTGCATTGTACAGCCTCACAAGGTTCCTCATTTCTTTTTCTGCCCAAGTTTTTACCATTTTACGAGGATTCGACCTGCAATATCCATTCCTGAAGCGATATTCTCCAGATACATACTTATCTCTatctttaaatactaatatagatgttttaaaaattttaacagcaAAATCTCTACCATCTTTTGAAGTTGCATGGTAGACATTAGCCTCTTTGCCTGT contains:
- the LOC125069211 gene encoding serine/threonine-protein kinase RIO1 yields the protein MSDGQFSDYEEDIISKTVKTVRFAEEPEIKQISSEDDKDELDSDDYFYDSDDDTNDTKKRDHFNQQNPSTKVISYQPSEKLFKKYVNKINVDKYEPMNERTQKFMELNDRKYDNDRVRIKDKHDRATAEQVMDPRTKMILFKLLNRGIINEINGCISTGKEANVYHATSKDGRDFAVKIFKTSILVFKDRDKYVSGEYRFRNGYCRSNPRKMVKTWAEKEMRNLVRLYNAKLNVPEPIILRSHVLVMTFMGENGWPSPKLKDVEISQSTARSLYRECITMMWKMFNICKLVHADLSEFNLLYHNGNVVVIDVSQSVEHDHPHAFEFLRKDCTNISDFFRKKGVATLTVKELFDFITDTSINENNLEECLEKLSEKVASRDFEEMTAQEQIEEEAFKNVYIPKRLTEVINYERDITKAKKGETADLIYKKIAGFNEDFTGTVNKPDILQDDELSGTGSEYSSDDDDNDEDDDDAKTKFKNSARPRDESPNSKKARKKAVKEEKAEKRKTKTKKHIKKKRDKGACKK